A stretch of DNA from Acropora palmata chromosome 12, jaAcrPala1.3, whole genome shotgun sequence:
TAGTACACGTAGAATAATCCACAATTCCTTACTCTTATTGATGTCTGCCAGTTGCAGCAATTGCTGTTCCAATTGAAACACACAATCCTGTTGACAATGCCCTCCTGGGGACTGGGGTGGGCTCCGTTGAGCCAACCTGATGCATGTGTGTGGCATCTATTCTTTCGTATGCAAGTAGTAGGCATTTTTGAGCCTGCAGTGCTATTAAAGCGGTACCATCCTGCACCCAGTGTGCTGTCGCACTTAAGGTCTGATGAACCATCGGTGAGGAACATCACACTGCGGTCTGTTTCTCGGTTAACAATATACGTGTTGCATTCTGGGTCTttggagaaagaaagaaacgtttactacaataaaaaaaaaaaaaaaaaaaaaaaaaaaaccggcgAGTGTTTAtagaaacatgtttttttttttttttcgataaaaTGAATGCCTGCACCTGTTCGAAATGCGTTGCGGCCATTTTTCCCTCTTTCTCACAAATCCTGCCATTTTATGGGCAtcaaaacttgcgaaaaaccaagcatcttttgttcaagACTGAGTCAGGAGGGAGTGGGTCTACTcctgatttgacgtcacaatctactttgaatgcaTGTTTACGAAGAGTTAATGAAATGTAAATCCgttttgtgacgtcaaatcagtAATTGACCCACTCTCCTTCAGACTCGGTCATGAGCAAAAGATGCTTAatttttcgcaagttttgaAACGTATAAAATGGTGGGATTTtgttaaaagaaggaaaaactggCCGTAATGCGTTTCGGACATGTGCAAAGATTCCCCTGTCCGAAACGCATCAGAGGATGGAAAGTTGTCAGAAAAACTAGCTGTCGATTATTCCAGCCAGATTGATTCGGCCTTATATTTCCGTAAGAAGTCTGAGATTTTGTCATGAAACGAGTTCCTTGACCCAAAGAAGCTAGGCTGAGAGACTCATTCGTGCATAGAAAATATTCTGTTATGGCTTGAAGCTCAGCCGGTTTAAAAATTATCAATCAATTTGCCAAGAGAGAGTGCTTCGAAGcttataataaaaaagaaatctatgacagcaaagcaaaataaattgtAGCCTGTACAACAGGCGTTACTGGGGAGACAAGAAAGTGaatagagaaagaaaaattaacatcTGTAGCCTTTCTATATCATTCTTTCTCTTCCAAACTTTCATCTGACGAACGTGATCTCTATTGGCTAATTCGTACCATGTGATGTATGTTGTCGTAGGAAAAGTATAGCGCAGAGGCTAGAGGAAGCAATTTTTCAAGTTAAGTTCCTGAGTTACTCTCCTACTTAGATTGTAAAGGAAGAACGGCGATCATGTATCGAAGCACTTGTGGCGAGAAAAGACGTGTTTGGCCTTTTACAACGGCGTTTCTGTAGCGTAATTATCAGCGTTTACCATGTTTCATGCTAGTGTTCCCgctttcgtttgtttgtttttgttgtttttgtttctttactCTTGTATTACGATTACTGCTGAAGTTGTTTGCAGTGAGACTAAATTACTTTCGTGATTTTTAGAAAACTACATATACCGTAAGATCATAATAAGCACAAACACAAACATTTTGGTTATTGTCACCATCGTGTCGACTGCAACATACATTATTCGCTCTTGGACTTCTTTCTTGGACTCGTGAATGATCTGCTATTGGTACTAAGTAAATCATTTTTTCGTGGCGATTGTCTTCCACAGTTTTTGACATCATTTGGCGGGCAAGCGCTCGATTTGTTGATAGCTCCTCACGGCTCGGGAAACTATTTGCCAAAAATCTATTGACGAGTTGCCACAAGTAATTCTTAACAACTTTTGACTGGAAGTCAAGTGTATGATCCTCTCAGTTTTTAACTGAGCTTCTTTCGTCGTTTGTTGTGGATGTCTTTGTGGAAGAAAGGCAACGAACAATAACAACAGGcgttatttttgcttttctctcCCTTCGCATGTCTCGCGCGTCGCCCCAAAAACGCCTCTTGTGCAGGCTAAAACAAATTGTAAACATTTACTATTTGAGTTTCCTTTACGTGAGATCTTCTTCTGTATGCTCTTTGTCGCTATGATCTTAAAAAGAATCTTACCCGCCGTGCAGTATTTTCCGTCGCCTTCAAGTCCATCTTGACAGGTGCAGTTGTAGGAGCCTTTGGTGTTCTTACATGAAGCATTGTAGTGACACTCGTTTTCAGTAGAACATTCGTCAATGTCTGGAGTAAGaataaatggcaaaaaaatggATTGTTGATCGTCCCAGCCGGATGGATCGGGCGTAATTTGTTCAACACGAGTTTCTAATGAAAGGAGTCCTTCACTGAAAATGGCTTGGCTGAGAGAAGCGTTATTGCATTAAAAGGAAATTGTGATGGATTGATACTGAGGCTTAAAGCTTATAAATCGATTTTTCACAGGCTattgatttgaaaaccacAGCAAACAAACTGCTAActaagcaaaataaataaataaatggaaaGTTTGTAGCTAGATATTcctcttttgtattttcttattCTGCAAGCTCTTTATGATTATGCGCTTAAAATGAATCTTACCCGTGCAATTATTTCTCCCGTCGCCTTCAAATCCATCTTTACAAGTACAGTTGTAAGATCCTTTGGTGTTGTTACAAGTGGCATCCAGATGACAGTCGTTTTCAAGAGAGCATTCGTCAATGTCTgcagaaagaatgaaaacggcAATTGATAAAGATATAAGGCTTGCGTTTCGATGTCCCGTGGGAGTTTGGAAAGTCATGAcagaaaaattttcctttctgtaAGTTCTTCTTGTGTAAACTCTTTGTGGTTATGCTTTTCAACAAAGTCTTACCTGTGCAGTTTTTCCCGTCGCCTTCAAATCCATCTTTACAAGTACAGTTGTAAGACCCTTTGGTGTTAGTACAAGTGGCATCCAGGTGACATTCGTTTGTGGAAGAACATTCATCAATGTCTGAATGAGAATAAGATGGAAAAATCATTGGCACAAGATGCATATTAATCATTCTACGACCCAACTGAAAGTGTTTTACGGTTCTATCTCACATggatatggaaaaaaaaaaaagaagatcgATTTTCGATTTCTTGCTGGATCCAATATAGATTGCGAACcaataaataaatcatttttcCAACAAGCTAGCTCTCTTCGTCGTGTATGCTGTTCTCGCCATTTAATGGATCCAGTTAAGATTTCCTTTCGGAGCCGGAAAAACCTTTTCAATAGAATTAACCACGACAATACGCAAGAGGCAATTCTTTTTTAAGTTGGACCTTATGTTTTTGACACAACCAAGTAAAATATGCCTTTTCCTCCTAAAACTCTGTGAAATGGCTTGGCACATTACCAAGCAATTTAGTTGTCGGGAAAGGTTAAAGTTATCATTCCCTTCCGCAGCTATATTTGGTTAGAAACCACTGCTAAACGAGGCTGATGCTATGGGAGTGTTTCTTACCGTTTTCGCAGTTTTTTCCCTTGAATCCTTTGCAGAGACACTTGTAGTTGTTCTCTCCGTACAACGGTAGGCATTTACCTTTGTTCTTACACGGCGAACTGCTACAAGGTGTCTAAATAAAGAGTGCATTGTGCGTGATCATTCACATGATGTTTTGTATTAACAGAAACCAAACGTTGGAGAGCGCAAACAGTGATATTCCAGTCACATTTAAAACTGGGTTACTGAGCTCCTGAAACTCAATTGCCAACGTCTTGAGCGATTAATTTCTGCCTGCTGTAAAACACTGTATCGACCGGAATAGGACAGAGTTCCTTTCTCTCTCGTTTCAAAGGGACTAGATTTCGATGTGAGTGTAAACAAAGGACTTTACTCTTTTATTTCATGCATGAACTGCTTTTTGTCAAGTCCTCTGGCGTAGTGAATTTTGTTATCGAGGAGGCCGCCATTGTTCAAAGATTGGATATTACTACGCGCACGGGCTATAGATAACTCAATAAGTTTTAAATAGTGCTTTTCCGATGTATAGTAATTTGCTCACTGGATAGTtatttcttacgtttgatccACTGaggccaggggcccgtttctcgaaagtcccgagaacttttcgggcccgaaaagccattcgtaaaattacgacctgcttattctgtatgaaaataactgcaaagtttcgtgcctcgagacgccatcgttttgaagatacaaagagaattatgtcacccgaaatacgcccgaaaagtttcgggactttcgagaaacgggccccaggtaATGGACAAACTCTTGCGCCTTTCAAAAGTAATAAAATCAGTGGCGTTTTAAAAGGATTTTGCTTGTGTCTCGTCAAGTGGAGtaatctttatttattaaCGGTAAAATTCTTCAAGGCAGAAAACATATTAAGATGCTAAACTTTAAATTGTAAGaatctagaaaaaaaaattcatgcagTCACATTGCTTCGTAGTGCAATCATCTCCATATACAAATGTTTACCACTAAAGATAATGCTAATTATTAgtcatgaattattattatgaatgcCAATCCTCTAATAGCTATCAAAGTGATCTTTGAAGAGGC
This window harbors:
- the LOC141859296 gene encoding uncharacterized protein LOC141859296 — its product is MEDFELTAFLKALLFMQVAVHLHAISTEFLEMKEPDKAISRDGPNDGIRYVNFVEDKFSYLNITALGGRNFVDNMPDCSFACLDTPSCFSFNLGAIPDVNDRFACDLLPSDKYNNSDKFVHSNIFHHFSIATPCSSSPCKNKGKCLPLYGENNYKCLCKGFKGKNCENDIDECSSTNECHLDATCTNTKGSYNCTCKDGFEGDGKNCTDIDECSLENDCHLDATCNNTKGSYNCTCKDGFEGDGRNNCTDIDECSTENECHYNASCKNTKGSYNCTCQDGLEGDGKYCTADPECNTYIVNRETDRSVMFLTDGSSDLKCDSTLGAGWYRFNSTAGSKMPTTCIRKNRCHTHASGWLNGAHPSPQEGIVNRIVCFNWNSNCCNWQTSIRVRNCGLFYVYYLTKPSPCYLRYCVTH